The following proteins come from a genomic window of Montipora foliosa isolate CH-2021 chromosome 2, ASM3666993v2, whole genome shotgun sequence:
- the LOC137991129 gene encoding uncharacterized protein, whose protein sequence is MRSTGYTSPFKQSAPLSVKRGIVKCLYERAKRLVTKPSGISKEKKHLSSFLVSNGYPLSFLQKITKTRKPSSSAEPTIEYKSTAVLPYVNGLSEQPRRCLHQQGIRAVFKSEITLRSHLVRPKDAVEPTKQDGVVYRIPCECGKVYIGETGRPMQDRIKEHERDIRLAHTQTSAVSEHANNTGHTPLRNEVKFIDRDPHWYTRRVKEAIYIRLHPNNTNRDSGIEIPEAWMPTIKKHNNMQQNRTTADRRRNNTRK, encoded by the coding sequence atgaggtcgactggttacacgtcaccttttaagcagaGTGCTCCGCTGTCAGTAAAACGCGGTATTGTCAAGTGCCTCTACGAGCGCGCCAAACGTCTCGTAACAAAACCCTCTGGTATCTCCAAGGAGAAGAAGCACCTGTCTTCTTTTCTTGTCTCTAATGGTTATCCTCTTTCTTTCTTGCAAAAAATCACCAAGACCAGGAAACCGAGTAGCAGTGCTGAGCCCACGATAGAGTACAAGTCTACTGCGGTTTTACCCTATGTCAATGGCCTATCCGAACAACCCCGCCGCTGTCTACATCAACAAGGCATACGCGCTGTTTTCAAATCGGAGATTACATTAAGATCACATCTAGTACGACCGAAAGACGCTGTCGAGCCgactaaacaagatggcgtggtttacaggattccctGTGAATGCGGTAAAGTTTACATCGGCGAGACTGGAAGGCCTATGCAAGATAGAATCAAAGAACATGAGCGAGACATCCGACTTGCCCAtacccagacctccgccgtttcagaacacgctaacaacacCGGACACACCCCGCTTAGGAACGAAGTAAAAtttattgatcgtgatcctcattggtacacacgcagggtcaaagaggcgatttacataagacttcaccctaacaacaccaacagggatagtggaatagaaattccggaagcatggatgcccacgatcaaaaaacacaacaacatgcAGCAGAACCGTACGACAGCTGACCgccgaaggaacaacacacgGAAATAG
- the LOC137992250 gene encoding zinc finger RNA-binding protein-like isoform X2 has translation MAASNYYAYSSGGQHSQGFTQAQNPSIQTSYGAPQASTGYGVQASTPAAAHYVPQQTQAPRQVVQAPYSAGSTAAYGQQASSAQGAAYGYTARQQDAPPPPPPTNTATYQTTHNAYQTHHTAAQYYDREAYETKAASYYSQQPTSNVQGGQSAYYAQNTTSGAKASYPTSGTSVYPTSVSATAPAIAKTHPTQAYSSQSSTVAYPYPNARTQTTAYGQTSSYNTASYGGGSGGGNTGGYQPQAYEAAVYNAAAAFVQQHHHQQQPQRQGWKNKIGAGQQKPPMGMMKPKPPPKQPQLHYCDVCKISCAGPQTYREHLEGQKHKKKEQAAKQKEKESLPSNAYRCELCDVTCTGTDAYAAHLKGSKHQKVVKLHQKLGKPIPEPSPLKAPEAKDTTKENGDKKAGAGNKGAQGKSSPKKMAAPKITFVGGTKLTSTGIVKSDAAALPGAVSGNSNAVATSGNEVEMEEEKFDLANYTGVDKSKIVGGEFLEEIKNDEGKVVSFHCKLCECKFNDPNAKEAHLAGRRHRLSYKKKVQPDLVVDTKPSGRSRLSKGQEDKFRRQWEQEQYWQWKKGRQEEDLRRWEEEEYYRRIAEEERFWEEEHRRRFEAEFFEGWGPGRMGPPRGPPGPMGPRPLMEGVGEMGPPQPMGRPRYDTPDDRLVMAKHSSIYPNEQELQAVQKIVSASEKALKLVSDLIAEQDLAAMPKKDDNEEGKEEAKMEVKEAEENSEEKTESSEEKKDANKPSSPPRALKGVMRVGVLAKGLLLHERLDVNLVVLCHDKPTRMLLKRVADLLPEHIAKVTEEKYEVKTVPEEAALKIITPVDPKVVVTITLTSPVMREGDENEHGKGQRFAVLCHYYTRHA, from the exons atggccgcaaGCAATTACTATGCCTATTCTTCGGGAGGTCAACACTCCCAAGGTTTCACCCAAGCTCAAAATCCGTCGATTCAAACCAGTTACGGCGCACCCCAAGCATCTACTGGTTACGGAGTTCAAGCTTCTACGCCTGCGGCGGCACACTACGTTCCGCAACAAACTCAAGCGCCGAGGCAAGTTGTTCAAGCTCCTTACTCGGCCGGCTCGACGGCCGCTTATGGACAACAAGCTTCTTCAGCCCAAGGAGCCGCTTATGGCTACACAGCGAGACAACAAGACGCTCCTCCACCGCCTCCACCAACGAATACCGCGACCTACCAAACGACTCACAACGCATATCAAACTCATCACACCGCCGCTCAATACTACGACAGGGAAGCCTACGAAACAAAGGCGGCTTCCTACTATTCACAACAGCCTACCTCGAATGTTCAAGGCGGACAGAGCGCCTACTACGCTCAGAATACCACTTCGGGAGCAAAAGCATCTTATCCAACCTCTGGCACAAGCGTTTATCCGACATCTGTGAGTGCCACTGCACCGGCGATCGCGAAAACACACCCGACTCAAGCTTATTCATCTCAATCGTCCACAGTTGCCTATCCATATCCCAATGCCCGCACTCAGACGACAGCTTACGGACAAACAAGCTCTTACAACACGGCAAGTTATGGAGGTGGCTCCGGTGGCGGTAACACTGGAGGATACCAGCCTCAAGCTTACGAGGCAGCCGTCTACAACGCCGCCGCGGCCTTTGTTCAgcaacatcatcatcaacagCAACCTCAGAGGCAAGGTTGGAAGAACAAGATTGGTGCTGGGCAGCAAAAACCACCGATGGGAATGATGAAGCCGAAACCGCCGCCTAAACAACCTCAGCTTCATTACTGTGATGTTTGCAAGATTAGCTGCGCTGGACCCCAA ACTTACAGAGAACATTTGGAAGGACAAAAACATAAGAAGAAAGAACAGGCTGCCAAACAAAAGGAGAAGGAATCTCTTCCTTCCAATGCTTATAGATGTGAACTGTGCGATGTTACCTGCACTGGGACCGATGCATATGCTGCACATCTGAAAGGATCAAAACATCAGAAG GTTGTAAAACTGCACCAAAAGCTTGGGAAACCTATTCCAGAGCCAAGCCCACTAAAGGCTCCAGAAGCAAAGGATACGACCAAAGAGAATGGGGACAAGAAGGCTGGTGCAGGGAACAAGGGTGCGCAGGGAAAATCATCTCCCAAGAAGATGGCTGCCCCCAAGATAACTTTTGTTGGCGGCACAAAACTGACTTCGACTGGCATTGTCAAGAGTGATGCTGCGGCATTACCTGGTGCCGTGTCTGGTAACAGTAATGCTGTGGCAACATCAGGAAACGAAGTGGAGATGGAGGAGG AGAAATTTGACTTGGCAAATTATACTGGGGTTGACAAGAGCAAGATTGTAG GTGGAGAATTCTTGGAGGAGATTAAAAACGATGAGGGAAAGGTTGTTAGTTTCCACTGCAAATTGTGTGAGTGCAAGTTCAATGACCCAAATGCTAAGGAGGCACATTTAGCTGGACGCCGCCATCGATTATCCTACAAG aaaaaagTCCAACCCGATCTTGTGGTTGATACTAAACCCAGTGGACGTAGCCGCCTCAGTAAGGGACAAGAAGACAAGTTTCGCCGACAGTGGGAACAAGAGCAGTATTGGCAGTGGAAAAA GGGAAGGCAAGAGGAAGACTTGCGCCGCTGGGAAGAAGAGGAATATTACAGGAGAATTGCTGAAGAGGAGAGATTCTGGGAAGAGGAACATCGGCGTCGTTTTGAAGCTGAATTCTTTGAAGGATGGGGTCCTGGCCGAATGGGACCACCAAGAGGACCTCCTGGACCGATGGGACCTCGCCCACTTATGGAGGGAGTTGGAGAAATGGGACCG CCGCAGCCTATGGGGCGACCAAGATACGATACACCTGATGACCGTCTAGTGATGGCCAAGCACTCCAGTATTTACCCCAATGAGCAGGAGCTACAGGCTGTACAGAAGATTGTGTCTGCCTCTGAGAAGGCTCTGAAGCTTGTCTCTGATCTGATTGCTGAACAAGATCTGGCTGCCATGCCAAAGAAAGATGACAATGAAGAGGGaaaagaagaagcaaaaatggaaGTTAAGGAAGCAGAAGAGAACAGTGAGGAAAAAACAGAGTCTAGTGAAGAGAAGAAGGATGCTAACAAGCCTTCCTCACCACCAC GTGCTCTTAAGGGAGTCATGAGAGTTGGAGTGCTAGCAAAAGGCTTGCTGCTTCATGAACGCCTTGATGTAAATTTAGTGGTGCTTTGTCATG ACAAGCCAACCAGGATGTTGTTAAAGAGAGTGGCCGACCTTTTGCCAGAACATATTGCT A
- the LOC137992251 gene encoding uncharacterized protein: protein MMFETIVWSKKTYSLKELINSDRFLLPQLVQVESGIYSENEAKTLSQGQNLFMHFTKRTDKVRAKVTGKKEFFIPINFPCKVFILPTVCEDVYYSVQDIADATTVKFFRVVHDSPPTFRLKAGDIMEIKRTFEENRGHYIECEFVNKTGVSVKLPLDYKAAFEPLATGKQYDFAEVLHCFRFPIRVKFIPGENILNAAVNDDIEWPPVGSVLLKEKIEESAVICTSRADGNVTVLLIPTDLDVTVRPALGALTGDKDYARFCKNIHDGVDLQKRIDLSSLNASKLCIESGDAEFTVEVLYDYEEMKPPIPAKNPSGRQSECCYDECYDIPVDPWPLQRPEKLKSPPKKTAKPTVLAPKPVPHSRESRKTGMKLCTESDAELDVPHDNYEKMEFPILPRNPSRPQSESSYDDVRVVAPSLCPRKPEMLKSPPIKTTKPAVLAPNPMPAHYRDGHFQGAMDSTRGLTGGNCSDNEVPPPVPIRTVTRPQHNILPETTGRGDPKLYHNVLPISCGKEHPSIQTAQTEPRKTAMTITNKKVDQDIHERSSDDDFDDDDDDDDDDDDDDDEYIHMDDPFLDGDKRQDSASSPSQPLLNLERRTRPEKIIKRLSSIFFS, encoded by the coding sequence atgatgtttgaaacgATTGTCTGGAGTAAGAAGACCTACAGCCTAAAGGAGTTGATCAATAGCGACCGTTTCTTACTTCCGCAACTAGTTCAAGTTGAAAGCGGAATTTACAGCGAAAATGAAGCTAAGACGCTCTCACAAGGCCAAAATCTTTTTATGCATTTTACCAAGAGAACCGACAAGGTCCGTGCAAAAGTTACCGGAAAGAAGGAATTTTTCATCCCAATTAATTTCCCATGCAAAGTATTTATACTTCCTACTGTATGCGAGGACGTTTATTACAGCGTGCAAGACATTGCCGATGCCACAACTGTGAAGTTTTTTCGTGTTGTACACGACAGCCCACCAACATTCAGGCTGAAAGCAGGCGACATTATGGAGATAAAAAGGACTTTTGAAGAAAACCGTGGCCATTACATTGAATGCGAGTTTGTCAACAAGACTGGAGTCAGCGTAAAACTACCTCTAGACTACAAAGCTGCCTTCGAGCCCCTGGCGACCGGGAAACAATATGATTTCGCAGAAGTTTTACACTGCTTTCGTTTTCCTATTCGTGTGAAATTTATTCCCGGTGAAAACATCTTGAATGCGGCGGTAAATGATGACATTGAGTGGCCTCCTGTCGGCTCTGTTCTCCTAAAAGAAAAAATCGAGGAATCAGCTGTCATTTGCACAAGTCGTGCGGATGGTAATGTCACCGTTTTACTGATTCCAACGGATTTGGACGTGACCGTTCGTCCTGCGCTTGGCGCTCTAACGGGTGATAAGGATTACGCGAGATTCTGCAAAAATATCCACGACGGCGTTGACCTTCAAAAGCGGATAGATTTATCCAGTTTAAACGCTTCGAAGCTGTGCATCGAAAGCGGCGACGCCGAGTTTACCGTAGAAGTACTTTACGATTATGAGGAAATGAAGCCTCCTATTCCAGCTAAAAACCCTTCCGGGAGGCAGTCAGAGTGCTGTTATGACGAATGCTATGATATTCCAGTGGATCCATGGCCTCTCCAAAGACCTGAAAAGCTCAAATCGCCGccaaaaaaaacagcaaaaccgACAGTGTTGGCCCCGAAGCCTGTACCCCACAGCCGAGAATCCAGAAAAACCGGAATGAAGCTGTGCACCGAAAGCGATGCAGAATTAGACGTACCTCACGATAATTACGAGAAAATGGAATTTCCTATTTTACCGAGAAACCCTTCCAGGCCGCAATCAGAAAGCTCTTATGACGATGTAAGAGTAGTGGCTCCATCATTGTGTCCTCGGAAACCTGAAATGCTCAAATCGCCGccaattaaaacaacaaaaccGGCCGTGTTGGCTCCGAATCCTATGCCTGCACACTACAGAGACGGCCATTTTCAGGGAGCAATGGACTCTACTCGAGGGTTGACTGGAGGAAATTGCTCGGATAACGAGGTTCCTCCTCCAGTTCCTATTCGAACGGTGACAAGACCTCAACATAACATACTCCCTGAGACTACTGGCCGTGGTGATCCTAAACTTTATCACAATGTACTACCGATTTCCTGTGGGAAGGAACACCCGTCAATCCAGACAGCTCAGACTGAACCCAGAAAAACCGCGATGACAATAACCAATAAAAAAGTTGACCAAGACATCCACGAGAGGAGTAGTGATGatgattttgatgatgatgatgatgatgatgatgatgatgatgatgatgatgatgaatacaTTCATATGGACGATCCTTTCTTGGATGGCGACAAAAGACAAGACTCAGCTTCCTCTCCATCTCAGCCATTATTAAACTTGGAGCGAAGAACTCGTCCAGAAAAGATAATAAAACGACTCTCAAGTATCTTTTTCTCCTAG
- the LOC137992252 gene encoding uncharacterized protein → MFETIVWSTKTYSLMEIINSDRFLLPQLVQVESGIYSENEAKTLSQGQILFLHFTKKTDKVRAKVTGEKEFFIPVNFPCKVTILPTVCEDVYYSVQDIADATWVKFFRVVHDSPPTFRLKAGDIMEIKRTFEEKREHYIECEFVNKTRDSVKLPLEFKAAFEPLESAELYDFTEVLHRFRFPIRVKFTSGEAILNPEVNDDIEWPPVGSVLLKEKIEESTVICTSRADNKVTILLIPTDLNVTVYPALGALTNDKDYARFCKNIHDGADLQKATNLFNTPKLSTERDAELEVLSAYEEIKPPIPPRSPPGMPSLQEDDVGYSKVRYTKRAEEFTPKPPLKRYPVPAPRLKRPHAHKQVSSSCGSSLRTVSQSDDSEFEGVGNQDEFDDNDGSNDDDVFDYDQFRREASVNEAEETYSATVPHELPCSKNKHGKETTPHSPVSVEISTLDFPDDLLPLSVSEVGIILKKLNMGEYVEMFESNQIDGKMLVTLTDESSLISVGVSKRIDQRKLLRFIHGGWRPKF, encoded by the coding sequence atgtttgaAACGATTGTCTGGAGCACGAAGACCTACAGCCTAATGGAGATTATCAATAGCGACCGTTTCTTACTTCCGCAACTAGTTCAAGTTGAAAGCGGAATTTACAGCGAAAATGAAGCCAAGACGCtctcacaaggacaaattctttTTCTGCATTTTACCAAGAAAACCGACAAAGTCCGTGCAAAAGTTACGGGAGAGAAGGAATTTTTCATCCCCGTTAATTTCCCATGCAAAGTAACTATACTTCCTACTGTATGCGAGGACGTTTATTACAGCGTGCAAGACATTGCCGATGCCACCTGGGTGAAGTTTTTTCGTGTTGTACACGACAGCCCACCAACATTCAGGCTGAAAGCAGGCGACATTATGGAGATTAAAAGGACTTTTGAAGAAAAACGCGAACACTACATTGAATGCGAGTTTGTTAACAAGACACGAGACAGCGTAAAGCTTCCTCTTGAGTTCAAGGCTGCCTTCGAGCCTCTGGAGTCAGCGGAACTATATGATTTCACAGAAGTTTTACACCGCTTTCGTTTTCCCATCCGTGTGAAATTTACTTCTGGTGAAGCAATATTGAATCCGGAAGTAAATGATGACATTGAGTGGCCCCCTGTCGGCTCTGTTCTCCTGAAAGAAAAAATCGAGGAATCGACAGTCATTTGCACAAGTCGTGCTGATAATAAAGTCACCATTTTACTGATTCCGACGGATTTGAACGTGACCGTCTATCCAGCGCTTGGCGCACTAACGAATGATAAGGATTACGCGAGATTCTGCAAAAATATCCATGACGGCGCTGACCTTCAAAAggcgactaatttattcaacaCTCCGAAGTTGTCTACCGAAAGAGACGCAGAGTTAGAAGTACTAAGCGCCTACGAGGAAATTAAGCCTCCTATTCCACCGAGAAGCCCTCCAGGAATGCCATCACTCCAGGAAGACGATGTAGGCTACTCGAAAGTCAGATATACCAAGCGAGCTGAAGAATTCACCCCAAAACCGCCGCTGAAAAGATATCCAGTTCCTGCCCCTCGGTTAAAGCGACCTCACGCCCATAAACAAGTATCTTCATCTTGTGGGAGTTCTCTTCGAACAGTGTCACAGAGCGACGATTCTGAGTTCGAAGGTGTCGGCAATCAAGACGAATTCGATGACAATGATGGCAGCAACGATGATGACGTTTTTGATTATGATCAATTCCGCAGAGAGGCATCTGTTAATGAGGCAGAAGAAACCTACAGTGCGACTGTGCCTCACGAATTGCCCTGTAGTAAAAACAAGCATGGAAAAGAGACAACACCACACTCTCCAGTTTCTGTTGAGATTTCAACTTTAGACTTTCCAGATGATCTCTTACCCCTGTCCGTATCGGAGGTAGGAATTATCCTTAAAAAGCTCAACATGGGAGAGTATGTGGAAATGTTTGAAAGCAATCAGATAGATGGAAAGATGCTTGTTACACTAACGGACGAGTCCTCCTTGATATCCGTGGGTGTGAGTAAGAGAATTGATCAAAGAAAATTGCTTAGGTTTATTCATGGCGGTTGGAGGCCAAAGTTCTAA